Proteins co-encoded in one Arachis hypogaea cultivar Tifrunner chromosome 13, arahy.Tifrunner.gnm2.J5K5, whole genome shotgun sequence genomic window:
- the LOC112733205 gene encoding protein MAIN-LIKE 1-like, translating into MFVIDYEAGSNKAMAGLYHLVRLNDRWFRLDEALDIAYQLGLPVDGHYVSGCLSEFQIYIQGGRPAWVWFQELLGVTPPPSQVQKYAVNCSWFQETFGECPEGADDETVRRYARAYIMMLLGTQLFADKSGNRVHIRWLPYVARLEEMGTYSWGSAALAWLYRCMCRVANRHVVKLAGPLQLLQSWIFWRFSLFRPAGYETFSWPLASRWSGYNPSGSEKGPRMQMWRLRIDRLQDREFIWMPYSSPDVLQVVHPEALEPRHMALWRSMTSLIYFAVIE; encoded by the exons ATGTTTGTCATTGATTACGAAGCTGGTTCTAACAAAGCG atggccggacTATACCATCTTGTAAGGCTGAACGACAGATGGTTCCGGTTAGACGAGGCCCTA GATATTGCATACCAGTTGGGTTTGCCGGTGGACGGGCATTACGTGAGTGGTTGCCTGTCAGAGTTCCAGATATACATCCAGGGTGGCCGTCCAGCCTGGGTGTGGTTTCAGGAGTTGCTTGGAGTGACTCCTCCTCCCAGTcaggttcagaagtacgcagTGAACTGTAGCTGGTTCCAGGAGACCTTTGGTGAGTGCCCCGAGGGAGCCGATGACGAGACTGTGCGGAGATATGcccgtgcgtacatcatgatgttgttgggtaCGCAGCTGTTTGCGGACAAGTCGGGCAACCGCgttcacatcagatggcttcccTACGTTGCTAGGCTGGAGGAGATGGGTACCTATAGCTGGGGTTCTGCGGCACtggcatggttgtaccggtgcatgtgccgagtggcgaACAGACATGTGGTTAAGTTAGCGGGCCCACTTCAGCTACTTCAGTCTTGGATCTTCTGGCGATTTTCTCTGTTTAGGCCTGCAGGGTATGAGACATTCAGCTGGCCGTTGGCCTCGAG gtggtcaggttacaACCCTTCCGGTAGCGAGAAGGGTCCGAGAATGCAGATGTGGAGGTTGAGGATAGACCGGTTACAGGACAGGGAG TTTATCTGGATGCCGTACAGCAGCCCCGACGTACTTCAGGTTGTGCATCCAGAGGCACTGGAGCCTCGGCATATGGCGTTGTGGCGGTCTATGACGTCGCTGATCTACTTTGCCGTCATAGAGTAG